Proteins encoded by one window of Nostoc sp. ATCC 53789:
- a CDS encoding ATP-binding protein, producing MSDEEGFPKQLLEQSIPERIAYFKNYTMAHPKLLSASQKLMLTVEEPAATSLMFLFGPTGVGKTTLLRRMTQKLLEATRPDMERDKGFIPIAGVETVTPEFSNFDWKDFYLRALTVLKDPCIELPISQRMTNLKLRMSVESALRHRRLKVFYIDEAQNLSKVASGRKLRDQTDCIKSLANITRVQFILAGTYELLILRNLSAQLCRRSQDIHLERYMLRLANINAPACKQENCWLTLIANKITLRLTLIANRLIIICNGLAIIRLGSN from the coding sequence ATGAGTGACGAAGAAGGCTTTCCTAAGCAACTACTTGAGCAATCTATTCCTGAAAGGATTGCTTACTTTAAAAATTACACAATGGCGCATCCGAAATTGCTGTCAGCCTCGCAAAAGCTCATGCTCACTGTTGAAGAGCCTGCTGCAACTTCACTCATGTTTTTGTTCGGGCCAACAGGTGTTGGTAAAACTACCTTACTACGTCGTATGACTCAAAAGTTGCTAGAAGCAACGCGACCAGATATGGAACGAGATAAAGGTTTTATCCCGATTGCTGGTGTCGAAACAGTTACACCTGAGTTCAGCAATTTTGATTGGAAAGATTTTTATTTACGTGCTTTAACTGTATTAAAAGACCCATGTATTGAATTACCAATTTCTCAGAGAATGACCAATTTAAAGTTGAGGATGTCTGTTGAAAGTGCATTACGTCACCGCAGACTCAAAGTTTTTTATATTGATGAGGCACAAAACTTGAGCAAGGTTGCTAGTGGGCGGAAATTACGCGACCAAACTGACTGTATTAAATCGCTAGCTAATATTACTCGCGTACAGTTTATACTTGCAGGTACTTATGAATTATTAATACTTCGTAATCTCAGCGCTCAACTATGCCGACGCAGCCAAGATATTCATTTGGAACGCTATATGTTGCGGCTCGCAAACATAAACGCTCCGGCTTGCAAACAAGAAAATTGTTGGCTCACATTAATTGCAAATAAGATTACACTTCGGCTCACATTAATTGCAAACAGACTCATTATTATTTGCAACGGGCTTGCAATCATCCGACTTGGCTCAAATTAA
- a CDS encoding acyl-CoA thioesterase translates to MNFEAVNLKLQVRPNDLDSLGHVNNATVLEYLEAGRWSWLEHHNLFHGQRIIPVVARIEVNYSHEILPGEVKIITKLKDTEENYYYQVIFHQIIEIFKNGTAKVAADALVKVAFIDSIERSLRTLQDFLDENKQQDG, encoded by the coding sequence ATGAACTTTGAAGCTGTTAACCTAAAACTTCAGGTACGCCCAAATGACCTTGACAGTTTGGGTCACGTCAATAATGCCACTGTTCTCGAATACCTAGAAGCAGGGCGATGGTCATGGCTTGAGCATCACAACTTATTTCACGGACAGAGGATTATTCCTGTAGTTGCTCGTATTGAAGTCAACTATAGCCATGAAATATTACCTGGAGAGGTCAAGATTATTACGAAACTCAAAGACACGGAGGAAAATTACTATTATCAAGTAATTTTTCACCAAATTATTGAGATTTTCAAAAACGGAACTGCAAAGGTTGCTGCCGATGCTCTTGTGAAAGTAGCATTCATTGATTCAATTGAACGATCACTTAGAACTCTCCAGGATTTTCTCGATGAAAATAAGCAACAAGATGGTTGA
- a CDS encoding acyl-ACP desaturase: protein MVNTISRSDIVSNLYAIVAEQRSSLVDLIWEQHYFHEKRRWSAVEMIGAINLEAVNKFDKANLWNAGRAELTTKPGADRLARLADAECRRWQDRNPVLASIMQACSTWSRYWNEEESFHETTLNRLSTLLSLEPVSDETLIEFRKIFPDDDMLRTLVLLAISEITATVNYSWCASVAQDPGLKKLFKQIAADESQHMTYFISFAKALVDSKEYSPKGAFAVAHLFVREGGELYGSNRQHLEQRDSHINWWDSIKYEMVLPDNIERKQSLIFFALRQITGIQVNSAAEVEQKWLDLVGC, encoded by the coding sequence ATGGTAAATACAATTTCTCGATCTGATATTGTCAGTAACTTATATGCAATTGTTGCCGAGCAACGAAGCTCTTTAGTTGATTTAATATGGGAACAACACTATTTTCATGAAAAGCGCCGATGGAGTGCAGTGGAAATGATTGGTGCAATTAACCTGGAGGCTGTGAATAAATTTGACAAAGCTAATCTCTGGAATGCTGGACGTGCAGAATTGACTACCAAGCCAGGAGCCGATCGCTTGGCTAGATTGGCTGATGCTGAGTGTCGTCGTTGGCAAGATCGCAATCCAGTTTTAGCAAGCATTATGCAAGCTTGTAGTACTTGGAGTCGTTACTGGAATGAGGAAGAAAGCTTTCACGAAACCACACTTAATCGCTTATCGACTCTACTCAGTCTAGAACCTGTCAGTGACGAGACTCTCATTGAGTTTCGGAAGATTTTTCCCGACGATGACATGCTCAGAACACTAGTATTATTAGCGATTTCAGAGATTACAGCCACGGTTAACTACTCTTGGTGTGCTAGTGTTGCTCAAGACCCTGGATTGAAAAAGCTATTTAAGCAAATTGCTGCTGATGAATCGCAGCATATGACATACTTCATAAGTTTTGCCAAAGCTTTAGTTGATAGTAAAGAGTACTCACCCAAAGGTGCATTTGCTGTTGCACACTTGTTTGTGCGAGAAGGGGGCGAACTTTATGGTAGTAACCGCCAACATCTTGAGCAGCGGGATTCTCACATCAACTGGTGGGATTCCATCAAGTATGAGATGGTTCTGCCAGACAATATTGAGCGCAAACAAAGTCTGATATTTTTTGCTCTCAGACAAATTACAGGAATTCAGGTAAACTCTGCGGCTGAAGTTGAACAAAAGTGGCTGGATCTGGTGGGATGTTAA
- a CDS encoding site-specific integrase gives MNYSADSLPEIKLIPLDREALHFTQLGETRRPPTDIRWVKVLEFLRSNNLAPNSRKLYERELKRFLAWSELHYHELHPRHLALYKEYLRDEIRTDAGKALSKSSINAGIAALKSFFKWMCYTYPEIIATNPTLGIKLEKVPLPPAQSLTPEQMEQVWSALELLGETKQRDTALVHILSHGLRAGEVVQLNVGSFDGKLLFLPDTKTNEPRLVPLRKESREVLAEYLLTREQQGEILTSLSPLMISHHASYKGERLSYHGIYFAVEKIGEIAHIEDLHPHSFRHTYATDLLLLGVDPSHARKLTGHQSEKAFRRYTLRSEQEAAIAAYYRAIGEEVE, from the coding sequence ATGAACTACAGCGCAGATTCTTTACCTGAGATCAAACTCATTCCCCTTGATCGTGAAGCTCTACATTTCACACAGCTAGGAGAAACTAGAAGACCACCAACCGATATCCGGTGGGTAAAAGTACTGGAATTTTTACGCAGCAATAATCTCGCACCCAACAGCCGCAAACTCTACGAACGCGAACTCAAAAGGTTTTTGGCTTGGAGTGAGCTACATTATCATGAACTGCATCCACGTCATCTTGCGCTATATAAAGAATATCTCCGTGATGAAATACGGACTGATGCAGGTAAAGCGCTTTCAAAAAGCAGCATCAATGCGGGAATTGCGGCACTCAAAAGCTTTTTCAAATGGATGTGTTACACGTATCCTGAAATTATTGCTACTAATCCTACACTAGGGATAAAACTGGAAAAAGTACCACTGCCACCAGCCCAGAGTTTAACCCCAGAACAGATGGAACAGGTTTGGTCAGCGTTGGAATTGCTGGGAGAAACAAAGCAACGGGATACAGCACTGGTTCACATTCTCAGTCATGGACTCCGGGCAGGGGAAGTTGTACAGCTAAATGTTGGGTCATTTGATGGCAAGCTGCTATTTTTACCAGACACCAAAACCAATGAACCACGCTTAGTTCCACTGCGAAAAGAGAGCCGGGAAGTTTTAGCAGAGTATTTGCTTACGCGCGAACAGCAGGGAGAGATTTTGACCAGTCTTAGTCCATTGATGATTTCACACCATGCTTCATACAAAGGTGAACGCTTGAGTTATCACGGGATTTATTTCGCTGTAGAAAAAATTGGTGAAATAGCTCATATTGAGGATTTGCACCCTCACTCCTTTCGACATACTTACGCTACTGACTTATTGCTATTGGGAGTTGACCCCAGCCATGCACGAAAATTAACAGGACATCAAAGCGAGAAAGCGTTTCGGCGCTATACGCTTCGCAGCGAACAAGAAGCAGCGATCGCTGCTTACTATCGTGCAATCGGAGAGGAAGTGGAGTAA
- a CDS encoding element excision factor XisH family protein, translating into MARDLFHNIVRSALEKDGWLVTDDPLNIRCGGVDVQIDLGAEHLVAAQKAGEKIAVEIKNFVSASKISEFHMALGQFINYRTALRAEEPSRNLYLAVPLVTYNDFFNLPFIQTVVNENKLKLIIYNLETEEIDQWIS; encoded by the coding sequence ATGGCTCGTGATTTATTCCACAATATTGTGAGGTCTGCACTGGAAAAAGATGGTTGGTTAGTTACAGATGACCCACTAAATATTCGGTGTGGTGGAGTTGATGTTCAGATTGATTTAGGTGCAGAACACCTAGTTGCTGCCCAAAAAGCTGGAGAAAAAATAGCAGTTGAAATCAAAAATTTTGTTAGTGCATCGAAGATTTCAGAATTTCACATGGCACTAGGACAATTTATTAATTATCGGACTGCATTACGTGCAGAAGAACCTTCGAGAAATTTATATTTAGCTGTACCATTGGTCACTTATAATGATTTTTTTAATTTGCCTTTTATTCAAACTGTAGTCAACGAAAACAAATTGAAGTTAATTATTTATAACCTTGAAACTGAGGAAATAGATCAATGGATAAGTTAA
- a CDS encoding holo-ACP synthase, with protein MAGSGGMLIGLGHDIQLIAELTTVEALKVPGIFFTNTECLYFSQSKNPLQSMAGTFSAKEALFKALAMATNFYWTDVEVRHNSRYAPYFEFYGSLAEHFQLQGWTVHLSISHSGDYVSTVVAISPQP; from the coding sequence GTGGCTGGATCTGGTGGGATGTTAATTGGACTGGGGCACGATATTCAACTGATTGCAGAACTAACAACAGTTGAAGCTTTGAAAGTTCCAGGCATTTTCTTTACAAACACTGAGTGCCTTTACTTCAGCCAAAGTAAAAACCCTCTCCAAAGTATGGCAGGTACTTTTTCAGCTAAAGAAGCCTTGTTTAAGGCTTTGGCAATGGCCACTAATTTCTACTGGACAGATGTAGAAGTGCGACATAATTCCCGTTACGCGCCTTACTTTGAATTTTACGGCTCACTGGCAGAGCATTTTCAGCTTCAAGGTTGGACTGTTCACCTTTCCATATCTCACAGTGGGGATTATGTGTCTACTGTTGTGGCTATCTCTCCCCAGCCATGA
- a CDS encoding four helix bundle protein: protein MSENGDKSISITDRTKAFAIRIIKACSFLDEKPGVCRTLSKQMLRSGTSIGANVHESRSAQSDKDFLHKMEIALKEARETEYWLEILIESEVVEKGKFDSLLQETKEIVRILIASTRKIKERLNGSKSNGRRMEMASEN from the coding sequence GTGAGTGAAAATGGAGACAAAAGCATTAGTATCACTGACAGAACAAAAGCTTTTGCAATTAGAATTATCAAAGCTTGTAGCTTTCTTGATGAAAAACCGGGTGTTTGCCGTACCCTTTCTAAGCAAATGTTACGTTCTGGTACCAGTATTGGTGCTAATGTACACGAATCTCGTTCGGCTCAGTCTGATAAAGACTTCTTGCACAAAATGGAAATAGCTCTTAAGGAAGCGCGCGAAACTGAGTACTGGTTGGAAATTTTAATTGAATCTGAAGTTGTTGAAAAAGGTAAATTTGATTCGTTGCTTCAAGAAACTAAGGAAATAGTGAGGATACTCATTGCTTCAACTCGTAAAATTAAAGAGAGATTGAATGGCAGCAAATCCAACGGCAGAAGGATGGAGATGGCAAGCGAGAATTAA
- a CDS encoding DDE-type integrase/transposase/recombinase → MPAEALTNLRHRLDMLPSRCQERRQLMEETASLYGVSIDTLYRALRNSSRPKSINRSDSGTPRKLSQAEMELYCEVIAATKIRTCNKKGRHVSTARAIELLEDFGMNTPQGFIKPPKGLLTKATVNRYLKTWGYDHLTMTRQPPAVRFQATHSNECWHFDLSPSDLKHVKQPLWVETGKGNPLLMLYSVVDDRSGVCYQEYHCVYGEDVTAALRFLFNAMTASTSDGCPFQGIPEMIYTDNGPIAKSHVFQNVMDCLGIKLASHLPAGKDGRRVTARSKGKVERPFRTVKEAHETLYHFHEPENEVEANLWLRQYLLNYNDQKHRTEAHSRLEDWLRNLPKSGIRQMCSWERFCTFAREPQRRKVDATARVSVEGVAYEVNPDLAGETVVLWWGLFDNELYVEKGDQRYGPFYPVDGPIPLHRYRKHKKTKTEERADRIADLALKLGLPRTALDKNADLQFLVDKYKEIEPTVTPFKDPDPFQEFTYPTVLFAKLAISDYLAKPLAKLSTEQIAFIDGLLAETLNKKVIIERVRQYFHSNKGGQQNAH, encoded by the coding sequence GTTCAGATAGCGGGACACCTCGAAAGCTATCACAGGCGGAAATGGAACTTTACTGTGAAGTCATTGCAGCAACGAAAATCCGCACTTGCAACAAGAAAGGGCGGCACGTCTCCACTGCACGGGCGATTGAACTTTTAGAAGATTTCGGGATGAACACCCCACAAGGTTTTATCAAACCACCCAAGGGGTTGTTAACTAAAGCCACTGTCAACCGTTATTTGAAAACATGGGGCTACGACCATCTCACAATGACTCGTCAACCGCCTGCGGTACGTTTTCAAGCAACTCACAGTAATGAATGTTGGCATTTCGACCTTAGCCCGTCCGATTTAAAACACGTAAAGCAGCCCTTATGGGTGGAAACGGGTAAAGGGAATCCGCTATTGATGCTTTATAGTGTCGTTGATGACCGCAGTGGTGTGTGTTACCAGGAATACCATTGTGTTTATGGAGAGGATGTAACAGCAGCGTTGCGCTTCCTATTTAATGCAATGACGGCTTCCACCTCGGATGGATGCCCCTTCCAGGGAATTCCTGAGATGATCTATACGGACAACGGGCCAATTGCCAAAAGCCATGTATTTCAAAATGTGATGGACTGCCTGGGAATCAAGCTTGCTAGCCATCTGCCTGCGGGTAAAGATGGGAGAAGGGTAACGGCTCGCTCCAAAGGAAAAGTGGAAAGACCGTTCCGGACAGTCAAAGAAGCCCATGAGACTCTGTATCATTTTCACGAACCAGAAAACGAAGTTGAGGCTAACCTATGGCTACGGCAGTATCTGCTAAATTATAACGACCAAAAACACCGTACAGAAGCGCACTCACGCTTAGAGGATTGGTTGCGAAATCTGCCAAAAAGCGGAATCAGGCAGATGTGTAGTTGGGAACGATTTTGTACTTTTGCCCGCGAACCGCAACGAAGGAAAGTGGATGCAACAGCCAGAGTATCAGTTGAGGGCGTGGCTTATGAAGTAAACCCAGACTTAGCAGGCGAAACTGTGGTGCTGTGGTGGGGTCTTTTTGATAACGAATTATATGTAGAGAAAGGCGACCAACGCTATGGCCCATTTTACCCAGTTGATGGGCCTATCCCCTTGCATCGCTATCGCAAACACAAGAAAACTAAAACCGAAGAACGGGCAGACCGGATTGCAGATTTAGCTCTTAAGCTGGGCTTGCCACGAACTGCCTTGGATAAAAACGCGGATCTGCAATTTTTGGTGGATAAGTACAAGGAAATTGAGCCAACTGTCACACCTTTTAAAGACCCAGACCCGTTCCAAGAATTTACTTATCCCACTGTATTATTCGCTAAACTGGCGATTTCAGATTATCTCGCTAAACCTTTGGCGAAATTATCCACTGAACAAATTGCCTTTATTGATGGGCTGCTAGCTGAGACTTTGAATAAAAAAGTGATTATTGAACGAGTACGGCAGTATTTCCACTCGAACAAAGGAGGGCAGCAAAATGCTCACTGA
- a CDS encoding XisI protein, giving the protein MDKLNEYRTKVKQLLTKYIEYKPSYGDVEVEQIFDVEYDHYQIISIGWNNQKRIYGPIMHLDIKNNKIWIQQNTTEVDIALELIGMGVPKQDIVIGFHTPKMRQLSEFAVE; this is encoded by the coding sequence ATGGATAAGTTAAATGAATACCGCACAAAAGTTAAGCAATTATTAACTAAGTATATCGAGTACAAGCCTAGTTATGGAGATGTAGAAGTCGAACAGATTTTTGACGTAGAGTATGACCATTATCAAATTATTAGCATTGGATGGAACAATCAAAAACGGATCTATGGCCCAATAATGCACCTAGATATCAAAAATAATAAAATTTGGATTCAACAAAATACAACGGAAGTAGATATTGCTTTAGAATTGATAGGAATGGGTGTACCTAAACAAGATATTGTTATCGGTTTTCATACTCCTAAAATGCGCCAACTATCGGAATTTGCTGTGGAATAA
- a CDS encoding DDE-type integrase/transposase/recombinase, with the protein MMNSQEFGDWCKSLNLSQSASEVIRQIRAEKPSRRVQGGRGNVSGFYPSRKMGVTISFESHRHELARIYELEHNPDVLEYYDQPPAIELCYQSLSGRNNRHLYTPDFFIISNNSAFWEECKSEQELVKLSAASPNRYQQDENGIWRCPPGENYAQKFGLEFRVWSSALICWIFQQNFIWLEDYLNLEPVAVDNQVIRKVLAIVKTNPGILLADLIKIAYQKASLDDIYTLIATEQIYVNLNTARLSEPEQVKVFANREIALAYERITSVKPSSIPSNLQSVEIAVGKSLSWDGESWDVVNTGTTTTGLLRTDGKFVELPNATVFQLIQDGKITVAPIQSTAKQQQLEELLRHAKPQDIVEANHRYTQLSPYLSSHPPVGITRTIRRWRKAYQQATEIYGNGFVGLLPKNTNKGNYKPRLDLRVQEFMTTFISENYETLKQRGRLRVYESFRIACESQSPKINPPSFNRFCLEIQRRSGYEQTLKRQGRRAAIQKLDFDWQLELTTPTHGERPFEIVHIDHTQLDIELVSSLQNLSNCHLDIGDTKYKNLGRPWATFMVDAYSRRLLAIYLTFEEPSYRSILMVIRICVMRFKRFPQTIVVDNGAEFHSHYFEQLLATYACTKKHRPPAYPRFGSVVERLFGTANTQLIYELLGNTQLTKKHRCVTKSVSPSKQAVWTLIDLYSALLSWGYEVYDQREPPALGQTPSDAFNVGIAFGGSRLHRRVEYDNIFRILTLPAPQQSKRKVQPGQGVKIHNIYYWNNEFRNPEIEFTSVDVRYDPWDAGIAYALVQGQWVECISKYYQYFKGRSEKEIQLVSAELLARKRLQGHNFINSDRELVQFLNSVELTEEKFLLQRLKNAENKSVLQLIEDPSKVRCVSDQLHSDFENNSSEVNLLESENNYLETDQLMDIKDTKLVSLEYYGEF; encoded by the coding sequence ATGATGAACTCTCAAGAATTTGGCGACTGGTGTAAAAGCCTCAACTTAAGTCAATCGGCAAGTGAGGTAATCAGACAAATCCGTGCAGAAAAACCATCACGGCGAGTCCAAGGTGGCAGAGGAAATGTATCTGGTTTCTACCCTAGCAGAAAAATGGGGGTAACAATAAGTTTTGAGTCTCATCGGCACGAATTAGCTAGGATATACGAACTTGAACATAACCCAGATGTTCTGGAATATTACGACCAACCACCAGCTATTGAACTTTGTTATCAATCTTTAAGTGGTAGAAACAACCGCCATCTATACACACCTGATTTCTTTATTATCAGTAATAACTCAGCGTTTTGGGAAGAATGTAAATCAGAACAAGAATTAGTAAAACTTTCTGCTGCAAGCCCAAACCGCTATCAACAAGACGAAAATGGTATTTGGCGATGTCCACCAGGAGAAAATTATGCACAGAAATTTGGTCTTGAGTTCCGGGTGTGGTCGAGCGCTTTAATTTGCTGGATATTTCAGCAGAACTTTATCTGGTTGGAAGATTACTTGAATCTAGAACCAGTTGCAGTAGATAATCAAGTAATCAGAAAAGTATTAGCGATAGTAAAAACAAATCCAGGCATACTGTTAGCGGATTTGATTAAAATCGCATACCAAAAAGCCAGCTTAGATGACATTTATACTTTAATTGCAACTGAGCAAATCTATGTCAACTTAAATACAGCTAGATTATCCGAACCTGAACAAGTAAAAGTTTTTGCCAACCGGGAAATAGCACTCGCTTACGAACGAATAACATCCGTCAAGCCAAGTAGTATACCTAGCAACCTTCAATCCGTTGAAATTGCGGTTGGTAAATCTCTGTCTTGGGATGGTGAATCCTGGGATGTTGTAAACACAGGAACAACAACAACAGGATTACTCAGGACAGATGGGAAGTTTGTAGAACTGCCAAATGCTACAGTTTTTCAACTGATCCAAGACGGTAAAATAACTGTTGCACCTATTCAAAGTACAGCAAAACAACAGCAGCTAGAGGAATTACTGCGTCACGCGAAACCGCAAGATATTGTAGAAGCTAATCACCGCTACACTCAATTATCGCCTTACCTTTCTAGCCATCCTCCAGTGGGAATTACCCGCACAATTCGGCGCTGGCGTAAAGCTTATCAACAAGCAACTGAAATTTATGGCAATGGTTTTGTAGGATTATTGCCCAAAAACACTAACAAAGGTAATTACAAGCCAAGACTAGACCTGCGGGTACAGGAATTCATGACTACATTTATTAGTGAGAACTACGAAACCCTTAAACAACGAGGGCGACTCAGGGTCTATGAATCTTTCCGAATTGCCTGTGAATCCCAATCTCCGAAAATTAACCCACCTAGTTTTAATCGATTTTGTTTGGAAATTCAACGTCGTTCGGGTTATGAGCAGACATTAAAACGTCAGGGAAGACGAGCAGCAATACAAAAATTAGACTTCGATTGGCAGTTAGAGTTAACAACTCCAACTCACGGAGAACGTCCTTTTGAAATAGTTCACATTGACCATACTCAACTTGACATTGAATTAGTAAGTTCATTGCAAAACTTGAGCAATTGCCATTTAGATATTGGCGATACTAAGTATAAAAATTTAGGTCGTCCGTGGGCCACCTTCATGGTAGATGCCTATAGCCGACGATTATTAGCGATATATCTCACCTTTGAAGAGCCAAGTTACCGTTCAATATTGATGGTCATCCGCATTTGCGTGATGAGGTTCAAGAGATTTCCACAAACAATAGTTGTAGATAATGGTGCCGAGTTCCACAGCCATTATTTTGAGCAACTTTTGGCAACTTATGCTTGTACCAAAAAACATCGCCCACCTGCTTATCCTCGATTCGGCTCAGTCGTGGAAAGACTATTTGGAACTGCCAATACCCAACTGATTTATGAATTGCTTGGCAATACCCAACTTACAAAAAAACACCGATGTGTGACTAAATCTGTTAGTCCCTCAAAACAGGCAGTGTGGACGCTAATTGACTTATATTCGGCTCTTTTATCGTGGGGTTACGAGGTATATGACCAACGCGAACCTCCAGCACTAGGACAAACACCTAGTGATGCCTTCAATGTCGGAATTGCATTTGGTGGTAGCAGACTGCACAGACGAGTAGAATATGACAACATCTTTCGTATTCTCACTTTACCCGCGCCCCAACAAAGTAAACGCAAAGTCCAACCAGGTCAGGGAGTGAAAATTCATAACATTTACTACTGGAATAATGAATTCCGCAATCCGGAAATTGAATTCACATCAGTTGATGTTAGATATGACCCCTGGGATGCTGGAATTGCTTATGCCTTAGTTCAGGGACAATGGGTAGAGTGTATCTCAAAGTACTACCAATACTTTAAAGGACGCTCAGAAAAGGAAATTCAATTAGTTAGTGCAGAACTGTTAGCTCGCAAACGACTACAAGGGCATAATTTTATTAACTCAGACCGAGAGTTAGTTCAGTTCCTTAACTCTGTTGAGTTAACAGAAGAAAAATTCCTATTACAGCGTCTAAAAAATGCTGAGAATAAAAGCGTTTTACAACTGATTGAAGACCCGTCTAAAGTTAGATGTGTTTCTGATCAGCTTCACTCAGATTTTGAGAATAATTCATCTGAAGTTAATTTGCTTGAATCGGAAAATAATTATTTAGAAACCGACCAATTAATGGACATAAAAGATACTAAATTAGTATCCCTAGAATACTATGGAGAGTTCTGA
- a CDS encoding AAA family ATPase produces MLTEVMEHFRLVKEFPKAGYYETDHQKQMFKDIKAAIHSGKLIAITGIIGCGKTTTLRRLFDVLEKEGKILVSKSLSVDKERATLPTLIAALFYDLSTDKEIKIPKDGEKRERELRDLIRKGKKSVALFVDEAHDLHYSTLTGLKRLIEVVEDGGGTLSVVLAGHPKLKNDLRRPTMEEIGYRATVFSLEGIVGNQREYIEWLVSECTISDTPIGEILEAEAIELLATRLLTPLQIEQHLTLALEAAYRVAVKPVTTVIVESVLSKQIDDLEPTLTRHGYDVRGLAEQFNAKPAEIKSLFRGQLDPTRARELQEQMLAAGLPL; encoded by the coding sequence ATGCTCACTGAAGTAATGGAACACTTTCGTTTGGTCAAGGAATTTCCCAAGGCTGGTTACTACGAAACAGACCATCAAAAGCAAATGTTCAAAGACATTAAAGCTGCCATCCATTCAGGGAAACTGATTGCCATAACGGGAATTATTGGGTGTGGCAAGACGACTACTTTACGACGCTTGTTTGATGTTTTGGAGAAAGAAGGTAAGATTCTAGTCTCGAAGTCCCTTTCTGTAGATAAAGAACGGGCGACACTGCCAACACTTATTGCTGCTTTATTCTACGATTTATCCACAGATAAGGAAATTAAAATCCCTAAAGACGGTGAAAAACGGGAACGGGAACTACGCGACCTGATTAGAAAAGGTAAAAAGTCAGTAGCACTGTTTGTTGATGAGGCTCATGACCTTCATTACAGTACCCTGACGGGACTCAAACGTTTAATCGAAGTAGTTGAAGACGGTGGTGGCACACTTTCAGTGGTGCTGGCTGGTCATCCCAAACTGAAAAATGATCTGCGCCGTCCGACTATGGAAGAAATCGGTTATCGAGCAACAGTCTTCTCCTTGGAAGGCATTGTTGGCAATCAGCGAGAATATATTGAATGGCTAGTATCTGAATGCACTATCTCTGATACTCCAATTGGTGAAATATTGGAGGCGGAAGCTATTGAATTACTTGCCACGCGGCTCTTGACACCACTACAAATTGAGCAACATTTGACACTAGCTTTGGAGGCGGCGTACCGAGTCGCGGTCAAACCTGTGACTACGGTGATTGTGGAGTCAGTTCTGTCAAAGCAAATTGACGATTTGGAACCCACTCTCACAAGGCATGGCTATGACGTGAGGGGCTTGGCGGAACAGTTCAATGCCAAGCCGGCTGAAATTAAATCGCTGTTTCGCGGACAACTTGATCCCACTCGTGCGCGTGAATTACAAGAGCAAATGCTAGCTGCGGGGTTGCCACTTTAA